A window of Streptomyces gilvosporeus contains these coding sequences:
- a CDS encoding FhaA domain-containing protein translates to MGVLKRFEQRLEGLVNGTFAKVFKSEVQPVEIAGALQRECDNNATIWNRDRTVVPNDFIVELSAPDYERLSPYSGQLGDELAGMVRDYAKQQRYTFMGTIKVHLEKADDLDTGLYRVRSRTLAASSSQEPAGQRAPSAPRGPQPGGGHVSAPPMPSSPPPGGAPPVPRTAAAGAGPQPYAQTRRWVEINGTRHQISRPTLVLGRSTDADVRIDDPGVSRRHCEIRVGTPPTIQDLGSTNGIVVDGQHTTRASLRDGSRIVVGSTTIVYRQAEG, encoded by the coding sequence GGCACCTTCGCCAAGGTGTTCAAGTCCGAGGTGCAGCCCGTCGAAATCGCCGGCGCGCTGCAGCGCGAATGCGACAACAACGCCACCATCTGGAACCGCGACCGCACGGTCGTCCCCAACGACTTCATCGTGGAGCTGAGCGCTCCCGACTACGAACGGCTGAGCCCCTACAGCGGCCAGCTCGGCGATGAGCTGGCGGGCATGGTCCGCGACTACGCCAAGCAGCAGCGGTACACCTTCATGGGCACGATCAAGGTCCATCTGGAGAAGGCCGACGATCTCGACACCGGCCTGTACCGCGTACGCAGCCGTACGCTCGCCGCCAGCTCGTCCCAGGAGCCCGCCGGACAGCGTGCCCCCTCGGCGCCCCGTGGCCCCCAGCCCGGCGGCGGCCATGTGAGCGCGCCCCCCATGCCCTCGTCCCCGCCTCCCGGCGGGGCGCCGCCCGTACCCCGTACGGCAGCGGCCGGCGCAGGGCCGCAGCCCTATGCGCAGACCCGGCGCTGGGTCGAGATCAACGGCACCCGTCACCAGATCTCGCGTCCGACGCTGGTGCTGGGCCGCAGCACCGACGCCGACGTGAGGATCGACGACCCGGGTGTGTCCCGGCGTCACTGTGAGATCCGGGTCGGAACGCCCCCCACGATCCAGGATCTGGGTTCCACCAACGGCATCGTGGTGGACGGGCAGCACACCACTCGCGCTAGTCTCCGCGACGGCTCGCGGATCGTCGTGGGCAGTACCACCATCGTTTACCGGCAAGCCGAAGGGTGA
- a CDS encoding FHA domain-containing protein FhaB/FipA, whose amino-acid sequence MSELTLTVMRLGFLAVLWLFVIVAVQVIRSDLFGTRVTQRGAARRGGSEARAQRQAAPPQQQRRQDGGRGNNRQRRGAPTKLVVTEGSLTGTTVALQGQTISLGRAHDSTIVLDDDYASSRHARIYPDRDGQWIVEDLGSTNGTYLDRTRLTTPTPIPLGAPIRIGKTVIELRK is encoded by the coding sequence ATGTCAGAGCTGACCCTCACGGTCATGCGGTTGGGTTTCCTCGCCGTACTGTGGCTGTTCGTCATCGTGGCCGTTCAGGTCATCCGCAGCGATCTGTTCGGCACCCGCGTCACACAGCGCGGGGCCGCCCGGCGCGGCGGGTCCGAAGCGCGTGCGCAGCGTCAGGCCGCGCCGCCCCAGCAGCAGCGCCGCCAGGACGGCGGGCGCGGCAACAACCGCCAGCGTCGCGGAGCGCCCACCAAGCTGGTGGTCACCGAAGGCTCGCTGACCGGCACCACCGTCGCCCTCCAGGGCCAGACGATCTCGCTGGGCCGGGCCCACGACTCCACGATCGTGCTGGACGACGACTACGCCTCCAGCAGGCATGCCAGGATCTACCCGGACCGTGACGGCCAGTGGATCGTCGAGGATCTGGGTTCCACCAACGGCACGTACCTGGACCGGACCCGACTGACGACCCCGACACCGATTCCCCTGGGAGCCCCGATCCGCATCGGCAAGACCGTCATCGAGCTGCGGAAGTAG